Proteins found in one Panicum hallii strain FIL2 chromosome 4, PHallii_v3.1, whole genome shotgun sequence genomic segment:
- the LOC112890452 gene encoding acidic repeat-containing protein-like, with protein MKLKKQEFLALKQGAMSVSEYRDKFIQLSRYATAEVADDEEKQDHFRDGLIEEWDFQSQSEDDESLTDDEDLTLFLGAELEEDDENDASWEEELSSSEEKADSSSTEEDSVTGNFLLGESSEDATEDDEDTEDEGNFTTSSSRDDDSNGSSDDSDISTPIVVDISSGEEPPCQKDSASEVPEDVEAPVNALTTALEGPSTLIDTPVIPQGLPELIVAASIVNSSLERPAVASATANLPSEGTRLPEPTAASSAATPPSEKVTP; from the exons atgaagctcaagaagcaagagtttCTTGCACTGAAACAGGGAGcaatgtctgtgagtgagtaccgggacaagttcatccagctGTCTCGCTACGCTACCGCAGAAGTAGCAGATGATGAAGAGAAACAAgatcacttcagggatggtCTTATTG aggagtgggacttccaatcCCAGTCAGAAGACGATGAATCCCTAACCGATGACGAAGATCTCACACTTTTTcttggagccgagctggaggaggacgacgaaAACGACGCATCCTGGGAAGAAGAGCTCTCCTCCTCGGAAGAAAAAGCTGACTCCTCCTCAACTGAAGAAGACTCAGTAACAGGTAACTTCCTTCTTGGCGAATCATCAGAAGATGCCACTGAGGACGACGAGGACACCGAGGATGAAGGCAActtcaccaccagcagcagcagagatGATGATAGCAATGGCAGCAGTGACGATAGTGATATCAGCACA CCCATCGTTGTGGACATTTCCAGTGGGGAGGAACCCCCGTGCCAAAAAGATTCAGCTTCAGAGGTTCCAGAGGATGTGGAAGCACCTGTCAATGCTCTAACAACAGCTCTGGAAGGCCCTTCGACGCTGATTGATACACCAGTCATCCCACAAGGTCTGCCGGAACTGATTGTGGCCGCGTCGATCGTTAATTCTTCTTTGGAGAGGCCAGCTGTCGCTTCGGCGACTGCCAATCTTCCTTCAGAAGGGACGCGCCTGCCAGAGCCGACTGCTGCTTCGTCGGCTGCCACTCCTCCTTCTGAAAAGGTGACCCCCTGA